A region from the Falco rusticolus isolate bFalRus1 chromosome 4, bFalRus1.pri, whole genome shotgun sequence genome encodes:
- the ARL6IP1 gene encoding ADP-ribosylation factor-like protein 6-interacting protein 1, giving the protein MAEGDNNSVYQLAAETASLEEQLQGWGEVILMTDKVLRWERAWFPLALMSVVSFSFLMIYYLDPSVLSGVSCFVMFLCLADYLVPALAPRIFGSNKWTTEQQQRFHEICSNLVKSRRRIVGWWKRLFTLKEEKPKMYFMTMLFSLAVVAWIGQQVHNLFLTYLIVSFLLLFPGLNQHGIITKYVGMAKREVNKLLKHKEKKNE; this is encoded by the exons ATGGCGGAGGGCGACAACAACAGCGTCTACCAGCTG GCTGCAGAAACTGCTAGCTTGGAAGAGCAGTTGCAAGGATGGGGAGAAGTGATTCTGATGACCGATAAAGTTCTTCGCTGGGAGAGAGCTTGGTTTCCTCTGGCACTGATGAGTGTTGTTTCCTTTTCGTTTCT GATGATCTACTACTTGGACCCATCAGTTCTTTCAGGTGTCTCCTGTTTTGTTATGTTCCTCTGTTTGGCTGATTATCTTGTTCCTGCTCTTGCACCTAGAATCTTTGGCTCTAATAAATG gACTACGGAACAGCAGCAAAGATTTCATGAGATTTGTAGCAATTTGGTAAAATCTCGTCGCCGAATTGTTGGCTGGTGGAAACGCCTCTTCACATTGAAGGAAGAGAAGCCTAAAATG taCTTCATGAccatgctgttttctcttgctgtggTTGCCTGGATTGGACAACAAGTTCACAATCTCTTTCTGACTTATCTTATTG TAAGTTTCTTGTTGCTGTTTCCTGGACTAAACCAGCATGGGATCATTACAAAGTATGTTGGAATGGCGAAAAGGGAGGTAAACAAACTTCTC